A segment of the Fibrobacter succinogenes subsp. succinogenes S85 genome:
GCTTCAAACACATATTTTTACCACTTTACGCCATTTATATCGTCGTCGTCCATATTTATGACATCACAGCCCTGCAAGAATGGAATCTCCCAACAGGAACAATCTTTTCCCTGGCATACGTAGCCTTAATTTGCGTGTTCATCATCCAAAACGAATATTATCCAGCAATTATAAAACCCGAACGTTCTTCTGAAAAGACAATCGCCAGAGTTCTCTCCTACACTTGCATTTTCCCCTTTGTCACAGCAACAATTGCAATTATCCAAAGAATTTCTGAATACGGCATTACACCTAGCCGTTTTAACGCATTAGCATTTTGCATTTTCTTATGCATAGTCGTTATACTTGACTGCATTACCAAAACCATTCCATCTAAATATGTAGCCATCATTCTCTGCGTGATAGCTACAGTATCCTTGATTGGCCCTTTCAGCGAAACAAATATCATCCGCAACGCGTGGCTCAAGAACATCGAGAAAACACTCGTAAACGAAGGCTACACAGCGTACCCGCTCAGCGAAAAAGACACGAAAAAGTTTTTCTCGGACCTTTGGGATAAAGACGGACACACGGCAAGCATCATCGCCTACCAAGTGAAAATGCTCCATTTTCAATCCATCAAAGAACTTTATCGGTTCTTCCCCGAAAAAAGCAACCTGTCCAACATCGTCAAAAAGTACCGTTCCATTAGCAGGACTGTTGAAAACGACAAACTCCACACGATGCCCGAAAATTTCAGCAAATTCGCATACGTGGATTATACGTTCAAACACGAAGACCTCGTGACGCGAAACGACACGCTATTTTTCAATTATCCGCTCAAGGACATTGACTCGACAAGCAGCAAGGTTTTCAGTTTCTACGTACCAAAGCAAAACTGGCTTGATAAGGACATAAAGGTCCTCGAAACCGAGGGCGCCCGATTCGAAGTGGAATTCATCAAGTTCGCCCAATGGGAAAACGAAAAGCACCAACGCGAAAGAGGCTTGCGCCTCCGCGGGATGCTGTTCATGGAGTAAATTTGGCCGTTAGGGACATTGCGCGACCGATTTAGCTTGACTAAATCTATGCATATAACTATATTTACGCATAAATAAGAAATGCGCGGTTTGCAGCTATTACGAGATGGTCGCTAAAACCGTGCCGCAAAACAAAGGATTCTTTATGGAATACAAAATTAAGGATATCAACCTTGCGATCGAAGGCCGCAAGGAACTCGACCTCGCCGAAACTGAAATGCCGGGCCTCATGGCTCTCCGCAAGGAATATGCAGGCAAGAAGCCGCTCGCAGGCGCCCGCATCATGGGTAGCCTCCACATGACCGTGCAGACCGCCATTCTCATCGAAACGCTCGTGGACCTCGGTGCAGACGTGCGCTGGGTCTCCTGCAACATTTTCAGTACGCAGGACAACGCCGCAGCCGCCGTCGTGGTTGGCAAGAACGGCAGCGTGAGCAATCCGCAGGGCGTGCCGGTTTTCGCCTGGAAGG
Coding sequences within it:
- a CDS encoding DUF4153 domain-containing protein, giving the protein MSWLVISFTLSILYVSTDNFGDKQSIGHTIIYIYCIIGLAACFGPFWNQKNDNALWFFHNKICAPVLMSFGVTVLFIIVTFALLVAIIALSNGSRDPGLSALALTFFFSVFTIFPVLCMAGIPSIDKCIEENPTLKNFTTTIKLKIRSKQFSFSFDCFKHIFLPLYAIYIVVVHIYDITALQEWNLPTGTIFSLAYVALICVFIIQNEYYPAIIKPERSSEKTIARVLSYTCIFPFVTATIAIIQRISEYGITPSRFNALAFCIFLCIVVILDCITKTIPSKYVAIILCVIATVSLIGPFSETNIIRNAWLKNIEKTLVNEGYTAYPLSEKDTKKFFSDLWDKDGHTASIIAYQVKMLHFQSIKELYRFFPEKSNLSNIVKKYRSISRTVENDKLHTMPENFSKFAYVDYTFKHEDLVTRNDTLFFNYPLKDIDSTSSKVFSFYVPKQNWLDKDIKVLETEGARFEVEFIKFAQWENEKHQRERGLRLRGMLFME